Proteins encoded within one genomic window of Paramisgurnus dabryanus chromosome 13, PD_genome_1.1, whole genome shotgun sequence:
- the LOC135752206 gene encoding delayed-rectifier potassium channel regulatory subunit KCNS2-like, which translates to MTGQGACAPDEGSIICINVGGFRRRLLSTRLSRFPETRLARLLHCRSKESILELCDDYDDLEKEFYFDRNPALFPYVLHFYNTGRLHVMGELCIFSFSQEIEYWGINEFFIDSCCSSTYHCRKMEPEETDWDDKSEDGSTASSFDEILEFYNDAGKFDKQLLGSVRRRVWLMLDNPGYSLPSRVISVFSILVVLSSIATMCMNSMSEFTFLDSDGRPREDPRFEAVEHFGIAWFTFELAARFAVAPDLLHFFRHPLNLIDLVSILPFYLTLIINLVAESSPALVNLGRMAQVLRLMRVFRILKLARHSTGLRSLGATLKNSYREIGLLLLYLAVGVSFFSVMAYTAEKEDNEGLSTIPASWWWATVSMTTVGYGDVVPASVAGKLMASACILAGILVVVLPITLIFNKFSLFYKRQKQLEAIMRSCDFDAGIKEVPSANLRNYYARKVKTLMASLSNMSRSSASDHSLTESLH; encoded by the coding sequence ATGACTGGACAGGGCGCATGCGCTCCAGACGAGGGCTCTATAATATGCATTAATGTCGGAGGCTTCAGGCGACGACTTCTATCCACGCGTCTGTCTCGGTTTCCAGAGACGAGACTTGCCCGGCTACTGCACTGTCGGTCCAAAGAATCCATCCTCGAACTGTGTGATGACTACGATGACCTCGAGAAGGAGTTTTACTTTGACCGCAATCCTGCGCTCTTTCCTTACGTTTTGCATTTCTATAACACGGGAAGACTGCACGTTATGGGTGAACTCTGTATTTTTTCCTTCAGTCAAGAAATCGAGTACTGGGGAATCAACGAGTTCTTCATTGACTCTTGTTGCAGCAGCACCTACCATTGCCGCAAGATGGAACCAGAGGAGACGGACTGGGACGACAAGAGCGAAGACGGCAGCACGGCATCGTCCTTCGACGAGATCCTCGAGTTCTATAACGATGCCGGAAAGTTTGACAAGCAGCTTCTGGGTAGCGTCCGACGCAGAGTCTGGTTAATGTTGGACAATCCAGGGTATTCCCTGCCTAGCCGGGTCATCAGTGTTTTCTCTATCCTGGTCGTGCTGAGTTCCATAGCCACCATGTGTATGAACAGCATGAGTGAGTTCACTTTCCTGGACAGCGACGGCAGACCCCGCGAGGATCCGCGCTTCGAGGCCGTGGAGCATTTTGGAATCGCATGGTTCACATTTGAACTGGCGGCCAGATTTGCTGTAGCACCAGACCTTCTTCACTTCTTTAGACACCCGCTGAACCTTATCGACCTGGTGTCCATCTTACCTTTCTATCTCACTTTGATCATTAACCTGGTTGCGGAGAGCAGCCCGGCGCTAGTCAACCTGGGTCGAATGGCACAGGTTCTGCGGCTGATGAGGGTCTTCCGCATCCTAAAACTGGCCCGTCACTCCACCGGCCTGCGCTCTCTCGGCGCCACGCTCAAAAACAGCTATAGGGAAATCGGGCTGCTGCTGCTGTACTTGGCCGTCGGTGTGTCGTTTTTCTCCGTCATGGCGTACACGGCGGAGAAGGAAGACAACGAAGGCTTGAGCACCATTCCGGCCAGCTGGTGGTGGGCTACGGTGAGCATGACCACCGTGGGCTACGGGGACGTGGTTCCTGCTTCGGTCGCAGGAAAATTGATGGCCTCAGCTTGCATCCTGGCAGGAATACTAGTTGTCGTGCTTCCAATCACTTTGATATTTAATAAGTTTTCTCTGTTTTATAAGAGACAGAAACAGCTGGAGGCCATCATGAGGAGCTGTGACTTCGACGCGGGAATTAAAGAGGTTCCTTCCGCCAATCTGAGGAATTATTACGCTCGTAAAGTGAAAACGCTCATGGCCAGTCTGTCCAACATGAGTCGCAGTTCAGCCAGCGATCACAGTTTAACCGAGTCTTTGCATTAG